The following DNA comes from Lynx canadensis isolate LIC74 chromosome B1, mLynCan4.pri.v2, whole genome shotgun sequence.
ACAGTAATGCTGAGAACAGGGATAATACTAAGAACTATACTGCTACTcctaataaaataaacttgagatTAATTTCTGATTCTGACCTTTAGGGAAAACTGatccaataattatttttattattattcaaggCCACAGAATTGACACATCTTCAGTGTCTAGTAGAAGAACTCAAACCTCTGGAGGAAGTGCTATATTTAGCTCAAAGCAAAAACTTTCACTTGAATCACATCAAGGAATTAATGAGCAATATCAATGTAACAGTTCTGAAACTAAAGGTAAGGCATTATTGTATTTGCTctcctgaaaataaaacaaatggaatcACATTTTAAAGTGATATAACGGTTTTGTTATTTGTGAAGTACTCATGCATTTTAAGACCACTATGAACATGAATCATTTTTATGGTAGATGGTACATTGTGGAGCTAAGAAGTAAAAGCTAAAGGGTTTCTGTCCACCATCCAGCCACTAACAAGCCCCTACCCTGGCActctgtcatctctctctcacttttttttttaagctctctcTCACATTAACACAAAACTGGGAGTGGGAGAGACAAATTTCACAGAAAGAAGACAGgttttgttacatattttaaagttcttttagattttcagaaCAACCAATACTGATTACCTGAAAGGCTTTTAAAATGGGGTTTCCCTATTATTTGGTTGAAGGACTAAGAGATTTATCTAAAAAATGGTAATCGTTAAAATTTAGGCCAATGGGCTAGATAGGTAACTTTATTTAGAGGTAATACTTTCAGggatttaagtatttttttttttatttaaaaaaaaatttttttttcaacgtttttatttatttttgggacagagagagacagagcatgaacgggggaggggcagagagagagggagacacagaatcggaaacaggctccaggctctgagccatcagcccagagcctgacacggggctcgaactcccagactgcgagatcgtgacctggctgaagtcggacgcttaaccgactgcgccacccaggcgccccagggatttaagtatttttaaatgcacaggaaatattaaatatacaagGGACTTAGGATGTGTAGAGATTCATGGCTCTCTTTTTTCATCTGCCAAAAGTACAAACTTCATGAGTTAACAGGAATCCTAAAGAAATAGCATAATTTTAATTACAGTAGAACCaagtttataaaattatgtaactCTAGTTGTTTCCAAATAAGAAACAGTAGACTGTTTCTTtccaactaattaaaaaaaatacattgagatCAATGTCATCTAGACATTGATGGACTGACATCTATGTCAAGAGGTTTGGTCTGAAATTTCTGACCATCAGAAAACTCATTCTCAGTTCTTGATgccaaattaatataaaattatgtgaaattcaggaaatgtatttcaaaagcaatctattgttaaaaatttaaacctTCCCAAGAGGGGaggtttatttaatatttaatatttaaataattaaaatgttaaaatttaaataattatatgcaAGAAGATATATAACACTGCaacaatttatttaaaggaaatatttatctTATCTTTAAAGGAAATATGTTTCCAGGATAGGAattacctcaatttaaaaaagccCTCTCTTCTATCTtgctatattttaaagtattttctttctcagctaGAGGCAGAGTTGAAACAGCTCCTATGAGCAGAGGAGGTTAATTTCTAAAAACTCAGTCCATAGAAcaaaatttctaatgtttagacttttaaaattggGAAACTCACCTGCGTTGATACTAATGTGGAGTGGGTATGAGTATTTATGAAAATGTTCTTCACACAAATTTTCCCCAGACAAAAGCTTATCCTAACTTATTCTGGGCTGGCTCTATCTTTCTTTGGGGAACAATAAGGAGATTCACTAAAGTTAAGAGAAGACTTATGGTTTGAAAAAGTTTAATGTGCATATGACTGCATACCTGTAACCTACACTTAGATAAGGATACAGACATATGCCCACAGAAAAAGAGGTTTAATAACTTTCTTTTGCATgcagcatttaataaaatatttgtctggaactgtttttacttaaaatgtttatttttatacaattcaggaaaaaaaattcttgtattCACTGAGATTGACAGAattgacaaatgaagaaaatccTAGTTTTCATTTTACTATCACTTGGTATCATAACATACAATTTTTTGGTAGGCCATTTTGACCATCTCAAGAAAATGTGAATGATTAATATGTTTAGCATACTTGAAAATAAAGGCCATAAGCCTGTAAGATTTCAATGGAGGATAACTATATATAAGGGAAACTACCttgaactaaaaaaattaaatttttctcttaCAGGGATCTGAAACAAGATTCACATGTAAATATGATGATGAGACAGCAACCATTGTAGAATTTCTGAACAAATGGATTACCTTTTGTCAAAGCATCTTCTCAACGCTGACTTGATAACTGAGTGTCtcctatttaaaatgtatcaggttatttatttaaatatttaaaatttatatttattttttgatgtatgGTTTGCTAccttttgtaattattattcttattcttatgaTAAACATGGatcttttaagattctttttgtAAGCCCTAGGGGCTCTAAAAATTCACTTAAATTATTTATcccaaagtatttattttttatattgaattgTTACATATAATGTCTCTGTAGatcaattaataaaattatttaataaaaataatacaagccTAGCCATTTATTATCCTGGGAATAGCACAAAGTAAAAGATTTCTGAATTACTCATGTGAACtcataaaatgtttaagatgCTTATAAGAGTCATTCTTCCCTTGAAGATGTATGTGGAATAGGGAAATGGGCTTCTCAAAgttcttgctttctcctttccccaggTAGTCAGATCCTTGGTTCTAGTCTGTGAACCTTATCAAATTACCTACATGCCTCAGAGAAGATGTCAAACACACTGAAACT
Coding sequences within:
- the IL2 gene encoding interleukin-2; the encoded protein is MYKIQLLSCIALTLILVTNSAPASSSTKETQQQLEQLLLDLRLLLNGVNNPENPKLSRMLTFKFYVPKKATELTHLQCLVEELKPLEEVLYLAQSKNFHLNHIKELMSNINVTVLKLKGSETRFTCKYDDETATIVEFLNKWITFCQSIFSTLT